One part of the Streptomyces lydicus genome encodes these proteins:
- a CDS encoding SDR family oxidoreductase has protein sequence MREPGAGLAGATERWVRTGGVELCVAELGDRAHPTVVLVHGYPDSKEVWSEVARGLADRFHVVLYDVRGCGRSTAPRPLRGGFTLEKLTDDFLAVADAVSPDRPVHLVGHDWGSVQSWEFVTVPRTEGRIASFTSMSGPSLDHFGHWIKRRVARPTPRRAAQLLAQGAKSWYVYMLHTPVLPELAWKGPLGKRWPQILQRVEKVAAGDYPTASLPTDAAHGAWLYRDNVRARLRRPRTDAYAHCPVQLVTPTGDAFLSQRLYDDLEQWAPRLVRRTLPAKHWVPRTRPDQLVSWITEFVTAREEGDPAKHATAPGPYADRFGGQLVLVTGAASGIGRATAFAFAEAGARVVAVDRDAEGAARTAEMSRLIGAPHAWSEVVDVSDEAAMEKLADKVDTEYGTVDVLVNNAGIGLSGSFLETSTEDWKKVLDVNLWGVIHGCRAFGRRMAERGQGGHIVNTASAAAFQPSKMLPAYSTSKAAVLMLSECLRAELAGQGIGVSAICPGLVNTNITATARFTGVSAEEEKRRQTKAARMYGLRNYPPEKVADAVLRAVVRNEAVVPVTPEARGAHLLSRFAPRALRTLARMEPKL, from the coding sequence GTGCGGGAGCCGGGCGCGGGGCTCGCGGGGGCCACGGAGCGCTGGGTGCGCACCGGCGGCGTCGAGCTGTGCGTCGCGGAGCTCGGGGACCGGGCGCACCCCACCGTGGTGCTGGTGCACGGCTATCCCGACAGCAAGGAAGTGTGGTCGGAGGTCGCCCGCGGCCTGGCCGACCGCTTCCATGTGGTCCTCTACGACGTCCGGGGCTGCGGCCGGTCCACCGCACCACGGCCCCTGCGCGGCGGCTTCACCCTGGAGAAGCTGACGGACGACTTCCTGGCCGTCGCCGACGCCGTCAGCCCCGACCGCCCGGTCCACCTCGTCGGCCACGACTGGGGTTCCGTGCAGTCATGGGAGTTCGTGACCGTGCCGCGGACGGAGGGCCGGATCGCCTCCTTCACCTCCATGTCGGGCCCGTCACTGGACCACTTCGGCCACTGGATCAAGCGACGGGTGGCCCGCCCCACTCCCCGCCGGGCCGCCCAGCTCCTCGCCCAGGGCGCCAAGTCCTGGTACGTCTACATGCTGCACACCCCCGTGCTCCCCGAACTGGCCTGGAAGGGACCGCTCGGCAAGCGCTGGCCGCAGATCCTGCAGCGGGTGGAGAAGGTCGCGGCCGGCGACTACCCCACCGCCTCGCTGCCGACGGACGCCGCGCACGGCGCCTGGCTCTACCGCGACAACGTGCGCGCAAGGCTCCGCCGGCCCCGCACCGACGCCTATGCGCACTGCCCGGTCCAGCTCGTCACCCCCACCGGGGACGCGTTCCTCTCCCAGCGCCTCTACGACGACCTGGAGCAGTGGGCACCCCGACTGGTGCGGCGCACCCTCCCGGCCAAGCACTGGGTCCCCCGCACCCGCCCCGACCAACTCGTCTCCTGGATCACCGAGTTCGTCACCGCCCGCGAAGAGGGCGACCCGGCGAAGCACGCCACGGCTCCCGGCCCGTACGCGGACCGGTTCGGCGGGCAGCTGGTGCTGGTGACCGGCGCGGCCAGTGGCATCGGCCGGGCGACGGCGTTCGCCTTCGCCGAGGCCGGCGCCCGGGTCGTCGCCGTGGACCGGGACGCCGAGGGCGCGGCCCGGACCGCCGAGATGTCCCGTCTGATCGGTGCTCCACACGCCTGGTCGGAGGTCGTCGACGTCTCGGACGAGGCGGCGATGGAGAAGCTCGCCGACAAGGTCGACACCGAGTACGGCACCGTCGACGTGCTGGTGAACAACGCCGGCATCGGCCTGTCCGGTTCCTTCCTGGAGACCAGCACCGAGGACTGGAAGAAGGTGCTGGACGTCAACCTGTGGGGTGTCATCCACGGCTGCCGGGCCTTCGGGCGGCGGATGGCGGAGCGCGGGCAGGGCGGCCACATCGTCAACACCGCCTCGGCCGCGGCCTTCCAGCCGTCGAAGATGCTGCCCGCCTACAGCACCTCGAAGGCGGCGGTGCTGATGCTGAGCGAGTGCCTGCGCGCCGAGCTGGCCGGCCAGGGCATCGGTGTCTCGGCCATCTGCCCCGGCCTGGTCAACACCAACATCACTGCCACCGCCCGCTTCACCGGTGTCTCCGCCGAGGAGGAGAAGCGCCGCCAGACCAAGGCCGCGCGGATGTACGGGCTGCGGAACTACCCGCCGGAGAAGGTGGCCGACGCCGTGCTGCGCGCGGTGGTGCGCAACGAGGCGGTGGTGCCGGTCACCCCCGAGGCCCGCGGTGCCCATCTGCTGTCCCGCTTCGCCCCACGGGCCCTGCGCACCCTCGCCCGCATGGAGCCGAAGCTCTGA
- a CDS encoding MerR family transcriptional regulator: MTEQPPAAPRPAEYRIEDLAHLSGATVRTIRAYQDRGLLPRPERRGRANVYGDAHLARLRQIADLLDRGYTLASIKELLQAWDAGLDLGGVLGLVAEIDGPWTDEKAARISRADLDAAFGGTSDESAVAEAVELGVLERLPDRDDEFLVPSPQELAVATELHSAGVPLLAISGHLREVRGQVEHIAARFLDFTTEHVFQPFLDHPPTEAEAAEAAALVRRLRPLAQQTIDAELARAMRTLATRYLRQHLSEALPEARRAAAAMGPEPRGTTGTKDPAAERAAGVHRPRSAPGAVAAPRTATAAETPGPERAAPEATASEAVVLPAEAVEAVRALVGAEHTAAFITAAARREVQARTLDALASGSPRRTPPSGPAAGPHG; the protein is encoded by the coding sequence GTGACCGAGCAGCCGCCCGCAGCACCCCGCCCGGCCGAATACCGCATCGAGGACCTGGCCCACCTCAGCGGCGCCACGGTCCGCACGATCCGCGCCTACCAGGACCGCGGACTGCTCCCCCGCCCCGAGCGCCGCGGCCGCGCGAACGTCTACGGCGACGCCCATCTGGCGCGGCTGCGCCAGATCGCCGATCTGCTCGACCGCGGCTACACCCTCGCCAGCATCAAGGAACTCCTCCAGGCGTGGGACGCCGGCCTCGACCTCGGCGGGGTGCTGGGGCTGGTCGCCGAGATCGACGGCCCCTGGACCGACGAGAAGGCGGCCCGCATCAGCCGCGCCGACCTGGACGCGGCCTTCGGGGGCACCTCCGACGAGTCCGCGGTCGCCGAGGCCGTCGAGCTGGGAGTCCTGGAACGCCTTCCCGACCGGGACGACGAGTTCCTGGTGCCCAGCCCGCAGGAACTCGCGGTCGCCACCGAACTGCACTCCGCCGGTGTGCCCCTCCTGGCGATCTCCGGGCATCTGCGGGAGGTGCGCGGACAGGTGGAGCACATCGCCGCCCGCTTCCTGGACTTCACCACCGAGCACGTCTTCCAGCCCTTCCTGGACCACCCGCCGACCGAGGCGGAGGCCGCGGAGGCGGCCGCCCTCGTACGCCGGCTGCGCCCGCTGGCCCAGCAGACCATCGACGCCGAACTCGCCCGCGCCATGCGCACCTTGGCCACCCGCTATCTGCGCCAGCACCTCAGCGAGGCGCTCCCGGAGGCCCGGAGGGCGGCCGCGGCCATGGGCCCGGAGCCGCGGGGGACGACCGGAACGAAGGACCCGGCGGCCGAGCGGGCCGCCGGCGTCCACCGGCCCCGGTCCGCCCCCGGGGCGGTCGCGGCCCCCCGTACCGCGACCGCCGCGGAGACGCCCGGCCCGGAGAGGGCCGCCCCGGAAGCCACGGCTTCGGAGGCGGTGGTGCTCCCCGCCGAAGCCGTAGAGGCCGTGCGGGCCCTGGTGGGCGCCGAGCACACCGCGGCGTTCATCACCGCCGCTGCCCGGCGGGAGGTGCAGGCCCGCACCCTGGACGCACTGGCCTCGGGCAGCCCCCGTAGGACGCCCCCCTCGGGTCCCGCGGCGGGCCCCCACGGATAG